The following are from one region of the Knoellia sp. p5-6-4 genome:
- a CDS encoding GNAT family N-acetyltransferase: MAEGAGRLVTRLVSLADAPVLAELARTNREFMAPYEPFRSEEYYTVEGQRALVRGLLTLHAQDRSLPHVILDEDGTVVGRITLNEIVRGPLQSCSLGYWLAQEAGGRGLATAAVRHIVEVAFDDLRLHRIQAGTLVDNHRSQRVLVKSGFAQFGLARRYLKIAGDWRDHVLFELLNPVED, from the coding sequence ATGGCGGAGGGGGCAGGCAGGCTGGTGACGCGGCTCGTCAGCCTGGCCGACGCGCCGGTGCTGGCCGAGCTGGCGCGCACCAACCGTGAGTTCATGGCGCCCTACGAGCCGTTCCGGAGCGAGGAGTACTACACGGTCGAGGGCCAGCGTGCCCTCGTGCGCGGGCTGTTGACGCTGCACGCGCAGGACCGCTCGCTGCCGCACGTCATCCTCGACGAGGACGGCACGGTGGTCGGGCGGATCACCCTCAACGAGATCGTCCGGGGCCCGCTCCAGTCGTGCAGCCTGGGCTACTGGTTGGCGCAGGAGGCGGGCGGACGCGGGCTGGCGACCGCCGCCGTGCGGCACATCGTCGAGGTGGCCTTCGACGACCTGCGCCTGCACCGCATCCAGGCTGGCACCCTCGTCGACAACCACCGCTCGCAGCGGGTGCTGGTGAAGAGCGGCTTCGCGCAGTTCGGCCTCGCCCGGCGGTACCTGAAGATCGCGGGCGACTGGCGCGACCACGTCCTCTTCGAGCTGCTCAACCCGGTGGAGGACTGA
- the ilvA gene encoding threonine ammonia-lyase translates to MASPLSVTLDDVRAAQDLLSGVVRPTPLEYSRALADRVGAEVFLKCENLQRAGSFKIRGAYTRMSRLSDEEKARGVVAASAGNHAQGVALAAQMLGIRAKVYMPHGAPMPKLVATRAYGAEIEQVGTTIDECLVKAREWEAETGAVLIHPFDHPDIVAGQGTCGLEILQECPDVRTIVVSAGGGGLLAGISTAVKALKPDVRIIGVQAEQAAAYPLSLAAGKPVAFENMQTMADGIAVGMPGDVPYALVRELVDGMETVSEEALSRALLFLLERAKLVVEPAGAAAVAHLLGTAGRHVDGPVVAVLSGGNIDPLLLLRIIRHGMASAGRYLQFRVRVPDKPGSLAGLLADLAAADANVLEVEHVRTGTTIRVDEVEIGLQLETRGHEHCEQVLRALRTKGYELKFG, encoded by the coding sequence ATGGCATCTCCGTTGTCCGTCACCCTGGACGACGTCCGCGCTGCGCAGGACCTGCTCAGCGGCGTCGTCCGCCCCACCCCGCTGGAGTACAGCCGCGCCCTCGCCGACCGGGTCGGGGCCGAGGTGTTCCTGAAGTGCGAGAACCTCCAGCGGGCCGGCTCCTTCAAGATCCGTGGGGCGTACACCCGCATGTCCCGGCTCTCGGACGAGGAGAAGGCCAGGGGAGTGGTGGCGGCCAGCGCCGGCAACCACGCCCAGGGCGTGGCCCTCGCGGCGCAGATGCTCGGCATCAGGGCCAAGGTCTACATGCCGCACGGGGCCCCGATGCCCAAGCTCGTCGCGACCCGCGCCTACGGGGCCGAGATCGAGCAGGTGGGCACGACCATCGACGAGTGCCTGGTCAAGGCCCGCGAGTGGGAGGCGGAGACCGGGGCGGTGCTGATCCACCCGTTCGACCACCCCGACATCGTGGCCGGGCAGGGCACCTGCGGGCTGGAGATCCTCCAGGAGTGCCCCGACGTGCGGACCATCGTGGTGAGCGCCGGAGGCGGCGGGCTCCTCGCGGGCATCTCCACGGCGGTCAAGGCGCTCAAGCCCGACGTGCGGATCATCGGCGTTCAGGCCGAGCAGGCCGCCGCCTACCCGCTCTCGCTCGCCGCCGGGAAGCCGGTCGCGTTCGAGAACATGCAGACCATGGCCGACGGCATCGCCGTGGGTATGCCGGGCGACGTGCCCTACGCGCTGGTCCGCGAGCTCGTCGACGGCATGGAGACGGTGAGCGAGGAGGCGCTCTCGCGAGCTCTGCTGTTCCTGCTCGAGCGCGCCAAGCTCGTCGTCGAGCCGGCCGGAGCGGCTGCCGTGGCGCACCTGCTCGGCACGGCCGGCCGCCACGTCGACGGCCCGGTCGTCGCGGTGCTCTCGGGCGGCAACATCGACCCCCTGCTGCTCCTGCGCATCATCCGGCACGGCATGGCCTCGGCCGGGCGCTACCTGCAGTTTCGGGTGCGGGTGCCGGACAAGCCGGGCTCCCTCGCCGGGCTGCTGGCCGACCTCGCCGCTGCCGACGCCAACGTCCTCGAGGTCGAGCACGTGCGCACCGGCACCACGATCCGCGTCGACGAGGTGGAGATCGGCCTCCAGCTCGAGACCCGCGGCCACGAGCACTGCGAGCAGGTCCTGCGGGCGCTGCGGACCAAGGGCTACGAGCTGAAGTTCGGCTGA
- a CDS encoding ABC transporter permease: MTTETTTAAATRESDRPELRQTGLLHQSWTIVRRNLRHIRRQPEALTDVTIQPIMFVVLFAFVFGGSIQTEGSEYREWLLPGIMAQTMAFASFVVAIGLNTDIDKGIVDRFRSLPIARSSVLIGRSISSLIHSSIGIVVMSLTGLAIGWRIHNGVAEGLLAYGLLLLFGFAMIWIGILVGSAMRSIEAVNGLMFTTIFPITFLANTFAPSENMTPWLRTIAEWNPISSLVQAMRELWGNTPPAPPDAALPLRHPELFAAGWSILIAVLVAPLAVRAFNRRTND; this comes from the coding sequence ATGACGACCGAGACGACCACCGCCGCCGCGACCCGGGAGAGCGACCGGCCCGAGCTGCGCCAGACAGGGCTGCTGCACCAGTCGTGGACCATCGTGCGCCGCAACCTGCGCCACATCAGGCGCCAGCCGGAGGCGCTGACCGACGTCACGATCCAGCCGATCATGTTCGTCGTGCTCTTCGCCTTCGTCTTCGGCGGCTCGATCCAGACCGAGGGCAGCGAGTACCGCGAGTGGCTGCTGCCGGGCATCATGGCGCAGACGATGGCCTTCGCCTCCTTCGTCGTCGCCATCGGCCTGAACACCGACATCGACAAGGGCATCGTCGACCGGTTCCGGTCGCTGCCCATCGCCCGGTCCTCGGTGCTCATCGGCCGCAGCATCTCCAGCCTCATCCACTCGAGCATCGGCATCGTCGTCATGTCCTTGACGGGTCTGGCGATCGGCTGGCGCATCCACAACGGGGTGGCTGAGGGCCTGCTCGCCTACGGCCTGCTGCTGCTCTTCGGGTTCGCCATGATCTGGATCGGCATCCTCGTCGGCTCCGCCATGCGCTCCATCGAGGCGGTCAACGGCCTGATGTTCACGACGATCTTCCCGATCACCTTCCTGGCCAACACCTTCGCGCCCTCCGAGAACATGACGCCCTGGCTGCGCACCATCGCCGAGTGGAACCCCATCTCCTCGCTGGTCCAGGCCATGCGAGAGCTGTGGGGCAACACCCCGCCGGCGCCTCCGGACGCCGCGCTGCCGCTGCGCCACCCCGAGCTGTTCGCGGCCGGCTGGTCGATCCTCATCGCGGTGCTGGTGGCGCCGCTCGCAGTGCGGGCCTTCAACCGGCGCACCAACGACTAG
- the greA gene encoding transcription elongation factor GreA, protein MSDIATPAQSYLTQEAFDRLKAELDQLSGEGRTEIAKKIEAAREEGDLKENGGYHAAKEEQGKMEARIRQLTQLLESAKVGEAPADDGIVEPGMVVTVDMFGDDMTFLMGSREIADADLEVYSEKSAMGVAINGKKVGDTVSYEAPNGKTIEVTIKDAKPYAG, encoded by the coding sequence GTGAGCGACATCGCGACCCCCGCACAGAGCTACCTCACCCAGGAGGCCTTCGACCGCCTCAAGGCTGAGCTCGACCAGCTCTCCGGTGAGGGCCGTACCGAGATCGCGAAGAAGATCGAGGCGGCCCGCGAGGAGGGCGACCTGAAGGAGAACGGCGGCTACCACGCCGCCAAGGAGGAGCAGGGCAAGATGGAGGCCCGCATCCGCCAGCTCACCCAGCTCCTCGAGAGCGCCAAGGTGGGCGAGGCCCCCGCCGACGACGGCATCGTCGAGCCCGGCATGGTGGTCACCGTCGACATGTTCGGCGACGACATGACCTTCCTCATGGGTTCGCGCGAGATCGCCGACGCCGACCTCGAGGTCTACAGCGAGAAGTCCGCGATGGGCGTCGCCATCAACGGCAAGAAGGTCGGCGACACGGTCTCCTACGAGGCCCCCAACGGCAAGACCATCGAGGTCACCATCAAGGACGCCAAGCCGTACGCCGGCTGA
- a CDS encoding VOC family protein, which yields MSDSHIALGMPRLDLIVLDCPDPRALGEFYAKILGWGIESAEDDWVTLEPPGGGISADHPRGHVSLAFQKVESYQAPTWPEGPRPQQFHLDFDVADIEAAEPRVLAAGATVAEHQPSESGSFKVYLDPAGHPFCLCRS from the coding sequence ATGAGTGACTCTCACATTGCGCTGGGCATGCCTCGTCTCGACCTCATCGTCCTCGACTGCCCCGACCCCCGGGCGCTGGGCGAGTTCTACGCCAAGATCCTCGGCTGGGGGATCGAGTCGGCGGAGGACGACTGGGTGACGCTCGAGCCGCCGGGGGGCGGCATCAGCGCCGACCACCCCCGCGGACACGTCAGCCTGGCCTTCCAGAAGGTGGAGAGCTACCAGGCCCCGACCTGGCCGGAGGGCCCGCGGCCGCAGCAGTTCCACCTCGACTTCGACGTCGCCGACATCGAGGCGGCCGAGCCGCGGGTGTTGGCCGCCGGTGCCACGGTGGCCGAGCACCAGCCGTCGGAGAGCGGCAGCTTCAAGGTCTACCTCGACCCCGCCGGGCACCCCTTCTGCCTGTGCAGGAGCTGA
- a CDS encoding glutamate mutase L → MARLLCVDFGSTFTKAALVDAAEGELLATREVPTTIGTDVLDGYRVIRESLAAEALPEPEGVLACSSAGGGLRLAVVGYEREVTAQAGYRVGLSAGAKVVHVASGRLSGPDVHDLRAARPDIVLLVGGTDGGNADVLLHNAERLAHMRVAAPIVVAGNADAADEVAAVLASTGRRFEVTANVLPQIGVIAPKGARAAIRAAFLHHVIGGKHLSKGTEFVDMVRAATPDAVLAGVQVLADSVEGDVLVVDVGGATSDVYSALQPQGEDAGLAKDVVAPLWQSRTVEADLGMRWSAEGVLEAAQREALPVSDGLPGYAARVARDTAHLPADAAEQALDLELARLAAVVAVRRHARPASPGASPRPLADVVHVIGSGGVLRHAEDDDQRAVLRAVTGDHAGGWRVPREARVATDTAYLLFAVGLLAEDHPDAARSLAERVVGAES, encoded by the coding sequence ATGGCACGCCTCCTCTGCGTCGACTTCGGCTCGACCTTCACCAAGGCCGCGCTCGTCGACGCCGCGGAGGGCGAGCTGCTCGCCACCCGTGAGGTGCCGACGACGATCGGCACGGACGTCCTCGACGGCTACCGGGTCATCCGGGAGTCCCTGGCGGCCGAGGCACTCCCGGAGCCCGAGGGCGTGCTCGCCTGCTCCAGCGCCGGCGGCGGGCTGCGGCTGGCGGTCGTCGGCTACGAGCGGGAGGTCACGGCCCAGGCCGGCTACCGCGTGGGCCTGAGCGCCGGGGCCAAGGTCGTCCACGTCGCGTCCGGACGGCTGTCGGGACCCGACGTGCACGACCTGCGCGCGGCCCGGCCCGACATCGTGCTGCTCGTCGGCGGCACCGACGGCGGCAACGCCGACGTGCTGCTGCACAACGCCGAGCGCCTCGCCCACATGCGCGTCGCGGCCCCCATCGTGGTGGCCGGCAACGCCGACGCCGCCGACGAGGTGGCCGCCGTGCTGGCCTCCACCGGCCGGCGCTTCGAGGTCACCGCCAACGTGCTGCCCCAGATCGGCGTCATCGCCCCGAAGGGGGCCCGAGCCGCGATCCGCGCAGCCTTCCTCCACCACGTCATCGGCGGTAAGCACCTGTCGAAGGGGACGGAGTTCGTCGACATGGTGCGTGCCGCGACGCCCGACGCCGTTCTGGCAGGCGTACAGGTGCTCGCGGACTCGGTCGAGGGCGACGTGCTGGTGGTCGATGTCGGCGGAGCCACCAGCGACGTCTACTCCGCGCTGCAGCCGCAGGGCGAGGACGCCGGCCTCGCCAAGGACGTCGTCGCCCCCCTGTGGCAGTCGCGCACCGTCGAGGCCGACCTCGGCATGCGGTGGAGCGCCGAGGGTGTGCTCGAGGCAGCCCAGCGAGAGGCGCTGCCCGTCTCCGACGGACTGCCCGGGTATGCCGCGCGCGTGGCCCGCGACACGGCCCACCTCCCAGCCGATGCGGCCGAGCAGGCCCTCGACCTCGAGCTCGCCCGGCTCGCCGCGGTGGTCGCCGTCCGGCGCCACGCGCGCCCAGCCTCGCCGGGGGCCAGCCCGCGCCCCCTGGCCGACGTCGTGCACGTCATCGGCTCGGGCGGTGTGCTGCGGCACGCCGAGGACGACGACCAGCGCGCGGTGCTGCGCGCCGTGACCGGCGACCATGCGGGCGGGTGGCGGGTGCCCCGGGAGGCGCGGGTGGCGACCGACACGGCATACCTGCTCTTCGCCGTCGGGCTGCTGGCCGAGGATCACCCGGACGCCGCTCGCTCGCTGGCCGAGCGCGTTGTCGGCGCGGAGTCCTAG
- a CDS encoding ATP-binding cassette domain-containing protein: MSNGMAIEADNLVKHFGETVAVEGVSFSVPRGSVLGLLGPNGAGKTTTVRMMTTLTTPTSGTARVNGHDVLREPDAVRRSMGLTGQAATVDELLTGRENIRLIGALYGLSSSYVRTAADDLLERFSLTDAGDRIVKTYSGGMRRRLDLAVSLVATPPVLFLDEPTTGLDPRSRVELWEVLRGLVRDGTTLLLTTQYLEEADHLADRIIVIDHGKVIAEGTALELKDQSGQAAIVLTVSRAADLPLAEQMLRQHVPTVHVDEAARQLTAPADGLRDMTRIAAVFEHSEIELDDLGLKRPSLDDVFLHLTGHRAEDASEQTLEEKAS, from the coding sequence ATGTCAAACGGCATGGCCATCGAGGCCGACAACCTGGTCAAGCACTTCGGCGAGACGGTCGCCGTCGAAGGCGTCAGCTTCTCCGTCCCGAGGGGGTCGGTCCTCGGCCTCCTCGGGCCCAACGGGGCGGGCAAGACCACGACCGTGCGGATGATGACGACGCTGACGACGCCGACGAGCGGCACGGCCCGGGTCAACGGCCACGACGTGCTGCGCGAGCCCGACGCGGTGCGCCGCAGCATGGGGCTCACCGGCCAGGCGGCGACGGTCGACGAGCTGCTCACCGGCAGGGAGAACATCCGCCTCATCGGGGCGCTCTACGGCCTGAGCTCGTCCTACGTCCGCACCGCCGCCGACGACCTGCTCGAGCGCTTCTCACTGACCGACGCCGGCGACCGCATCGTCAAGACGTACTCCGGTGGCATGCGCCGCCGGCTCGACCTCGCGGTCAGCCTCGTCGCGACGCCGCCCGTGCTCTTCCTCGACGAGCCGACCACCGGGCTCGACCCCCGCAGCCGGGTCGAGCTGTGGGAGGTGCTGCGGGGGCTCGTCCGCGACGGCACCACCCTGCTGCTGACGACGCAGTACCTCGAGGAGGCCGACCACCTCGCCGACCGCATCATCGTCATCGACCACGGCAAGGTCATCGCCGAGGGCACGGCACTCGAGCTGAAGGACCAGAGCGGGCAGGCCGCCATCGTCCTGACCGTCTCCAGGGCCGCCGACCTGCCGCTCGCCGAGCAGATGCTCCGCCAGCACGTGCCCACCGTGCACGTCGACGAGGCGGCGCGTCAGCTCACGGCCCCGGCCGACGGCCTGCGGGACATGACCCGCATCGCGGCCGTCTTCGAGCACAGCGAGATCGAGCTCGACGACCTCGGGCTGAAGCGTCCCAGCCTCGACGACGTGTTCCTGCACCTGACCGGCCACCGCGCCGAGGACGCTTCCGAGCAGACCCTGGAGGAGAAGGCGTCATGA